One window of Scheffersomyces stipitis CBS 6054 chromosome 1, whole genome shotgun sequence genomic DNA carries:
- a CDS encoding predicted protein has product MIYAHDDLAVATTTASDLHQHNENVDYLEYVPASACDHYLQDNSNLANYLKFARNVVSSSESAYVTKERIANICWRRIYKNLHSLAEINPYYINWDKNSDITWLYGPKFDRSFADTVSNTNQEYALTEDNLNMKLNCEEEDDGYYSSSSESSEVSSISFNDVEERDDDVSSVDSGYMGDYQCTSSIPSELSLRKNSVASTASSSTYYDEDNNDYMSLKSILKKDAEAYYKSMKMMKRRKDKKVSFNFIVNTREIVNGISFDYDFLDQGCL; this is encoded by the coding sequence ATGATATACGCTCACGACGACTTGGCTGTGGCCACCACTACAGCTTCTGACTTGCACCAACATAACGAAAACGTCGACTACTTGGAATACGTACCGGCTTCCGCCTGCGACCACTACTTACAGGACAACAGCAACTTGGCTaactacttgaagtttgCCCGCAACGTTGTTTCCTCTTCCGAATCTGCATATGtcaccaaagaaagaatcgCCAATATCTGCTGGAGAAGAATCTACAAAAACCTTCACAGCTTGGCGGAAATCAACCCATACTACATCAACTGGGATAAGAACAGCGACATCACATGGTTGTACGGTCCAAAGTTTGACCGCAGCTTTGCCGACACTGTCAGTAACACTAACCAAGAATACGCCTTAACAGaagacaacttgaacatgaagttgaactgcgaagaagaagatgacggCTACTATTCGTCATCCAGCGAATCCTCTGAAGTATCGTCGATCTCATTCAACGACGTGGAAGAACGCGACGATGATGTCTCCCTGGTGGACTCCGGCTATATGGGAGACTACCAGTGTACATCTTCTATTCCTAGCGAGTTGAGTTTGAGAAAGAACTCTGTGGCCTCCACAGCATCGTCCAGCACTTATTACGACGAAGACAACAACGACTACATGAGCTTGAAgtccatcttgaagaaggacgCCGAAGCTTACTACAAGAGcatgaagatgatgaagagaagaaaggaCAAGAAGGTgtcgttcaacttcataGTCAACACTAGAGAAATTGTCAACGGCATCTCGTTTGACTACGACtttcttgatcaaggatGCTTATAA
- a CDS encoding predicted protein: protein MSSFRQNTNSSLSNSPFQHSPPIRSPTPTVSLHSSNSHSNLRRESSSMSYHDQISNMNNLASKDLDYKTVGKHLVNSEDALKLQGGDIARHFYHQIENKADDSHPGGISIENPKRRTRSSSFSAYLTETRRESTASDINVPGGFRREFLINRSIRNNEEPPNFLTKNFVEFLSIYGHFAGEDFTDDEGGETDDSESANYEDVFDEESSLLTTERLQPKGTASVLKTFFLVFKSLVGSGVLFLPRAFYNGGLTFSIFALSGFGLLTYFCYVVLIKSKKVLNLTSFGELGYKTYGRPLKICILISIIISQIGFVATYILFTAENMLSFVSHILPTTPAFLTTANIVAVQCVFLIPLVLIRNLAKLSLVSLISSLFIMIGLFIIFYFSGLNLLNNGMGPNIHQFNANSWSMLIGVAVTSFEGIGLILPIEASMAQPEKFSMVLSVSMLLITILFVGVGTIGYTSFGEDVKSIIILNLPQGNLAVQSILILYSLAVFLTAPLQLFPAIKIGESLIFNRRLYHQSGKYNPQVKWSKNLFRALAVAGICTIAYLNANNIDKFVSFNGCFACIPLVYIYPPMIHLKTLKQKKERFTASDWALYIADYALIAVGLLAVVYTTYQILVLN from the exons ATGTCTTCGTTCAGACAGAATACCAACAGTTCGTTGTCCAACTCACCTTTTCAACATTCGCCGCCTATAAGGCTGCCTACGCCGACGGTGTCGCTTCATTCGAGCAATTCTCATTCTAATCTTCGACGTGAGAGTAGCAGTATGAGCTACCATGACCAGATTCTGAACATGAACAACCTTGCATCCAAAGACTTAGACTACAAGACTGTCGGTAAGCATTTGGTGAATCTGGAAGATGCATTGAAGTTGCAAGGAGGCGATATAGCTAGGCACTTCTACCACCAGATCGAGAACAAGGCAGATGATTCGCATCCTGGAGGTATCTCCATAGAGAACCCCAAACGTAGAACTAGAAGTTCGTCCTTCTCTGCTTACTTAACtgaaacaagaagagaatctACAGCCAGCGACATCAACGTTCCTGGCGGCTTCAGACGAGAATTTTTGATTAACCGTAGCATTCGTAACAACGAGGAGCCTCCAAACTTCTTAACTAAGAACTTTGTCGAGTTTCTCAGCATATACGGCCATTTTGCTGGTGAAGATTTCACTGATGACGAAGGTGGCGAAACTGACGATTCCGAGAGCGCAAACTATGAAGATGTATTTGACGAAGAGTCTTCGTTGTTGACCACGGAACGTC TCCAGCCTAAGGGTACTGCCTCTGTCTTGAagactttcttcttggtattTAAGTCATTGGTAGGATCGGGAGTTCTTTTCTTGCCCAGGGCTTTCTACAATGGAGGGTTAACCTTCTCTATCTTTGCGTTGAGTGGATTTGGATTGTTGACTTATTTCTGTTACGTAGTTTTGATCAAGTCTAAGAAAGTCTTGAACTTGACCTCGTTCGGTGAATTGGGATACAAGACATATGGCAGACCATTGAAGATATGTATTCTCATCTCCATTATCATTTCGCAGATCGGTTTCGTCGCTACTTACATCCTCTTCACCGCTGAGAACATGTTATCTTTCGTAAGTCATATCTTACCAACCACTCCTGCATTCTTGACTACTGCCAACATTGTTGCTGTACAGTGCGTCTTCTTGATCCCGTTGGTTTTGATAAGAAatttggccaagttgtcGCTTGTCTCGTTGATATCTTCGCTTTTCATCATGATCGGCTTGTTTATCATTTTCTACTTCTCTGGTCTCAACCTCTTGAATAATGGAATGGGTCCTAACATCCACCAATTCAACGCAAACAGTTGGTCCATGTTGATTGGTGTTGCAGTAACTTCGTTTGAAGGCATTGGATTGATTTTACCTATAGAGGCTTCCATGGCTCAACCAGAGAAGTTTTCCATGGTTCTCTCGGTCAGCATGCTTTTGATCACTATCTTATTTGTTGGTGTAGGAACCATCGGTTACACTTCgtttggtgaagatgtcaaatctatcatcatcttgaacttaCCCCAAGGAAACTTGGCCGTTCAATCGATTTTGATTCTTTATTCTTTGGCTGTGTTCTTGACAGCTCCTTTGCAGTTGTTCCCTGCCATTAAGATAGGTGAGtctttgatcttcaacC GAAGACTCTATCATCAATCAGGAAAGTACAACCCTCAGGTTAAGTGGCTGAAAAACTTGTTCAGAGCGCTTGCCGTTGCGGGGATCTGTACTATTGCCTATTTGAATGCAAACAACATTGACaagtttgtttctttcaatgGATGTTTTGCTTGCATACCCTTGGTGTATATTTATCCACCAATGATCCACTTGAAGACTTTAAAACAGAAAAAGGAACGTTTCACCGCTTCCGACTGGGCCTTGTACATTGCCGACTATGCATTGATTGCCGTTGGTCTCTTGGCTGTTGTATACACCACCTACCAAATATTGGTACTCAACTAG
- a CDS encoding predicted protein, producing MGESIKLPTWRIQKNYKRIRGGARLIRAENIKQCQKSSVKVTKSGYNVKPLFKNRKPIKLCTSFEKTLELQSEISLVPEKSESQNSSVCYSNSSPISTPEKPITPITPSNDCHFHKADDIESAQPTLSDYDSFFYGVNFSIEDQELIFNSFNSLATPTEVDSFSNQAAPAMTETYVPTIQMGSSGSYNEFENLTINPPLYLNN from the coding sequence ATGGGGGAAAGTATAAAGCTCCCGACTTGGagaattcagaagaatTACAAAAGAATTAGAGGTGGAGCTAGACTAATAAGGGCCGAAAATATCAAGCAATGCCAAAAGAGTTCTGTGAAGGTAACGAAGTCTGGCTACAATGTCAAACCTTTATTTAAAAATAGGAAACCAATTAAGCTTTGTACATCATTTGAGAAAACATTAGAATTGCAGCTGGAGATTCTGTTGGTACCTGAAAAACTGGAGCTGCAAAATTCTAGTGTTTGTTATTCAAACTCAAGCCCAATCTCCACACCAGAGAAGCCAATAACTCCAATCACTCCTCTGAACGACTGCCACTTCCACAAAGCAGATGACATTGAATCTGCTCAGCCAACACTCTCTGACTatgattctttcttttaTGGTGTGAATTTCCTGattgaagatcaagaacttaTTTTTAATTCATTTAACTCACTAGCTACACCAACCGAAGTTGATTCGTTTTCAAACCAGGCAGCACCCGCTATGACAGAAACTTACGTGCCGACAATTCAAATGGGGTCTTCTGGCTCCTATAATGAGTTTGAAAATCTAACAATCAACCCACCGTTATACCTCAACAATTAA
- a CDS encoding predicted protein produces the protein MSAPANNEKTKVAVSSKVTTEAPNYAVRVKKYSLFNIWVISLTLKVLLVIGYHSTDFDVHRNWLAITNKLPVSEWYLEKTSQWTLDYPPFFAYFEWILSQFIPKFVRDDGCLDVVEVGNYGMPTVYFQRLTVIVSEIVLFLSLQWYMDSSKTHDSSRRSFVAAASLSLSPGILIIDHIHFQYNGLLYGFLVLAIVSAKLEKYLMCGFWFALLLCFKHIYLYLAPAVFIYLLRAYCLNLEFNSKKSALNNILGLVKWGNLLTLGSVVIAVFVVAFGPFVYYNEIPDVLSRLFPFSRGLTHAYWAPNVWAIYSFFDRLLIQVYNRIPLSQFPLQKIFQFDPKLLKDSKLVNSSTRGIVGDIEFLILPTITPKLTFLLTLFYQIMALIPLFLQPNFRRFVGALTLCGYSSFLFGWHVHEKAILIVIFPMTFLVSQDKRLLGPFNLLVTCGYVSLFPLIFTCNEWLVKVVFTLLWYIIFHFNFRKVVRLPKKLEGQSGIIVDRVINLYILGLIPMMTITTLMDIFEHKFEILKKLEFLKLMIYSVYCGIGIISSWNGFSWLYFLDEAIWDIEA, from the coding sequence ATGTCTGCACCAGCTAATAATGAGAAAACGAAGGTGGCAGTTTCAAGTAAAGTCACGACAGAAGCACCGAATTATGCTGTCCGCGTCAAAAAGTACTCACTTTTCAATATCTGGGTGATTTCCTTGACTTTGAAAGTGCTATTAGTTATTGGTTATCATTCTACAGACTTTGACGTTCACAGAAACTGGCTCGCTATAACGAACAAATTGCCTGTATCCGAATGGTACCTTGAAAAGACTTCTCAATGGACTTTGGACTATCCTCCATTCTTTGCCTACTTTGAATGGATCTTATCGCAGTTCATACCCAAGTTTGTTAGAGATGATGGCTGCTTGGATGTTGTAGAAGTAGGCAACTACGGCATGCCCACAGTGTATTTCCAGCGTTTGACAGTCATTGTGAGTGAAATCGTGTTGTTTCTCTCATTGCAATGGTATATGgattcttccaaaactcaCGATTCGTCACGGAGATCCTTTGTAGCTGCAGcaagtctttctttgtcGCCAGGGATTTTGATCATCGACCATATCCATTTCCAATATAATGGACTCTTGTACGGATTTCTAGTTTTAGCTATAGTTAGCGCCAAACTAGAAAAGTACTTGATGTGCGGGTTCTGgtttgctcttcttctctgctTCAAGCACATCTACTTATACTTGGCTCCTGCAGTATTCATCTACCTTCTTCGTGCTTATTGTTTGAATCTCGAGTTCAATTCGAAGAAGTCTGCTCTCAATAACATCTTGGGCTTAGTCAAATGGGGCAACCTTTTGACACTTGGATCAGTAGTCATAGCTGTATTTGTAGTAGCATTTGGACCTTTCGTGTACTACAACGAAATCCCAGATGTCTTGTCTAGGTTGTTTCCATTCAGTAGAGGATTGACACATGCTTATTGGGCACCTAATGTTTGGGCTATATACTCTTTCTTTGACAGATTGTTGATCCAGGTGTATAACAGAATTCCTTTAAGTCAGTTCCCACTCCAAAAGATATTCCAGTTCGATCCCAAGTTACTCAAAGATTCCAAATTGGTCAACTCGTCTACTAGAggaattgttggagatATAgaatttttgattcttccTACTATAACTCCGAAACTAACATTTTTGCTCACATTGTTCTACCAAATCATGGCATTGATTCCACTTTTCCTCCAACCaaacttcagaagatttgTAGGAGCATTAACTTTATGTGGATACTCGTCCTTCTTGTTTGGCTGGCACGTTCATGAGAAAGCAATCTTAATTGTAATTTTCCCAATGACTTTTCTTGTAAGTCAAGACAAGAGGTTACTTGGCCCTTTCAATTTGCTTGTGACTTGTGGGTACGTATCATTGTTTCCATTAATATTCACGTGCAATGAATGGTTGGTAAAAGTTGTGTTCACCTTGTTATGGTATAtcattttccatttcaacttcagaaaagTAGTAAGATTACCAAAGAAGTTAGAAGGTCAAAGTGGAATTATAGTTGACAGAGTAATCAATCTTTACATCTTGGGTTTGATCCCAATGATGACAATAACTACATTGATGGACATATTTGAAcacaaatttgaaatcttAAAAAAACTCGAATTCTTGAAGCTCATGATTTACAGTGTCTACTgtggaattggaattatCAGTAGTTGGAATGGCTTCAGCTGGCTATACTTTTTGGACGAAGCCATATGGGATATTGAGGCTTAG
- the DBP5 gene encoding RNA helicase required for poly(A+) mRNA export (ATP-dependent RNA helicase DBP5 (Helicase CA5/6)) has translation MSAEKRVEADAAELLSSLSLGESPAEKKDEKTEEVKKEEAKSEELNKVVEKTEEKVKEANAEDAKPEELKEVGKEENEEPKTNLIQSTYEVKVKLADIQADPNSPLFSVKSFEELGLTPELLKGLYAMKFNKPSKIQEKALPLLISNPPRNMIGQSQSGTGKTAAFSLTMLSRVDPKVPSTQCLCLAPTRELARQTLEVISTMGKFTNITTQLIVPDALPRGSSTNAHIIVGTPGIVMDLIRRKQINVNGVKVFVLDEADNMLDAQGLGDQCVRVKRTLPKTTQLVLFSATFPTKVRQYAEKFVPNANSLELKQEELNVDGIKQLYMDCDSEKHKFEVLCELYGLLTIGSSIIFVERKDTANLLYAKMKAEGHACSILHGGLETSERDRLIDDFREGRSKVLITTNVLARGIDIASVSMVVNYDLPTDKDGNADPSTYLHRIGRTGRFGRVGVSISFIYDKRSYEILMKIKDYFGNVEMTRVPTDDWDEVEKIVKKVIKS, from the exons ATGTCCGCTGAAAAGAGAGTTGAAGCAGATGCTGCTGAGTTACTTTCTTCACTTTCCTTGGGAGAGAGTCCTGCAGAAaaaaaagatgaaaagactgaagaagtgaagaaagaagaagctaagTCTGAAGAACTCAACAAGGTTGTAGAGAAGACGGAAGAAAAGGTCAAGGAGGCAAATGCAGAG GACGCTAAGCCCGAAGAGCTCAAGGAGGTT ggcaaggaagaaaatgaagaaccaaaaaCTAACTTGATCCAATCGACTTATGAAGTAAAAGTCAAATTGGCTGACATACAAGCAGATCCCAATTCTCCATTGTTTTCAGTAAAATCCTTTGAAGAGTTGGGTTTGACTCCAGAATTGTTAAAGGGGTTGTATGCCATGAAATTCAACAAGCCCTccaaaattcaagaaaaagcaTTGCCGTTATTAATCTCCAATCCTCCCAGAAATATGATTGGTCAATCCCAATCAGGTACTGGTAAGACTGCCGCTTTTTCGTTGACTATGTTGTCCAGAGTGGATCCCAAGGTGCCTCTGACACAGTGTCTCTGCTTGGCTCCTACGAGAGAGTTGGCCAGACAAACTTTGGAAGTAATTTCTACTATGGGAAAATTCACCAACATCACCACGCAGCTTATTGTACCAGATGCTTTACCGAGAGGTCTGTCCACCAATGCCCATATTATAGTAGGTACACCTGGTATTGTGATGGATTTGATTAGAAGGAAGCAAATCAACGTTAACGGAGTAAAGGTTTTTGTCTTAGACGAAGCTGATAACATGTTGGATGCTCAAGGATTAGGTGATCAGTGTGTTCGTGTCAAGAGAACATTGCCGAAGACGACCCAATTGGTTTTGTTCTCTGCTACTTTCCCTACTAAAGTTCGTCAGTACGCTGAAAAGTTTGTGCCCAACGCCAATTCGTTAGAGTTAAAGCAAGAAGAGTTAAATGTAGACGGAATCAAGCAGTTGTACATGGACTGTGACTCGGAAAAGCACAAGTTCGAAGTTTTGTGTGAGTTGTATGGTTTGTTAACTATTGGTTCTTCTATCATTTTTGTAGAGAGAAAAGATACTGCCAACTTGTTGTATGCCAAGATGAAAGCTGAGGGTCATGCTTGTTCCATTTTACATGGTGGTTTAGAGACTAGCGAAAGAGATAGGTTGATCGATGATTTCCGTGAAGGAAGATCCAAGGTTTTGATAACAACCAACGTCTTAGCCAGAGGAATAGATATCGCTTCTGTTTCCATGGTGGTTAACTATGACTTGCCCACCGACAAGGACGGCAACGCTGATCCATCCACTTATTTGCATAGAATTGGTAGAACTGGTAGATTTGGTAGAGTCGGTGTTTCCATTTCCTTCATATACGACAAGAGATCATACGagatcttgatgaagatcaaaGACTACTTCGGCAATGTGGAAATGACCAGAGTCCCTACCGATGATTGggatgaagttgaaaagattgTCAAGAAGGTTATCAAGAGCTGA
- the SOD4.2 gene encoding Mn-superoxide dismutase, whose amino-acid sequence NKPDGFTGLFSSSTVSELWFKRGQDLTEGLNQSLEQSYSSTDSEGVSSSESNNLQDIISQSIHKPELYGIYCYASYLYNLQFFLESLKEGSVSQVVQHGKPEDLLKTPTAEFGNEPKDDKLREWIIDSFGSVVEFRALFLNSANAIKGDGVVWLVAESNLSQSVLKNSPSVTEPGQTKRPIFNKLSVVNTYNAGVVDDSIRSGQIQRLKQQKEAKIAALKIDELSLGTLEDAEFNNLYTDKKLLPILALDASPRNYLLDYGVFGKQQYLDNVWECIDWDVVSRRLPDRTKQFINTF is encoded by the exons AACAAGCCAGATGGATTCACAGGATTGTTTTCTTCGTCGACTGTGAGTGAGTTGTGGTTCAAAAGGGGACAAGACCTCACAGAGGGCCTAAACCAGTCACTTGAGCAGTCATACTCCTCCACTGATTCCGAGGGcgtttcttcgtctgagTCCAACAACTTACAGGATATCATTTCTCAATCCATTCACAAACCAGAGCTCTATGGAATCTATTGTTATGCTTCTTATTTATACAACttacaattcttcttggagagCTTGAAAGAGGGATCTGTTTCTCAAGTCGTTCAACATGGTAAGCCTgaagatttgttgaagactCCTACTGCTGAGTTTGGTAATGAACCTAAAGATGATAAGCTCAGGGAGTGGATCATTGATTCGTTTGGTTCAGTAGTTGAGTTCAGAGCGTTGTTTCTCAACTCTGCCAACGCTATTAAGGGTGATGGTGTTGTGTGGTTAGTTGCTGAATCAAACTTGAGTCAAAGCGTATTAAAGAATAGTCCCAGTGTCACTGAGCCAGGCCAAACCAAGAGGCccattttcaacaaacttTCAGTAGTTAATACATATAATGCTGGTGTAGTTGATGACTCGATCAGATCTGGCCAGATACAGCGCTTGAAACAGCAAAAAGAAGCCAAGATCGCTGCCTTGAAAA TTGACGAATTATCTTTGGGTACTCTAGAAGATGCCGAGTTTAACAACTTGTACACTGACAAGAAATTGTTGCCCATTTTGGCACTTGATGCATCTCCAAGAAACTACTTGTTGGACTATGGTGTGTTTGGCAAGCAACAGTACTTGGATAATGTTTGGGAATGTATTGACTGGGACGTTGTATCCAGAAGATTGCCTGACAGAACAAAACAGTTTATCAACACATTTTAA
- a CDS encoding predicted protein has protein sequence MASNNPFAAALSEPDPYAQRREPPPVPRQTNTNRTPPVRPPKPEALPSYEEAAGPDTARREYPREKSTSSSSRQHHSTSNRPHRSHSDSGRPPRSSRDKSSGTSETRHHSSNHKSSSHHSSSHHKSSSTRAKSPSKKKPEPVKAKNLDTIDKLDVTAFFGGGFHHDGPFDACTPHRNKNTKSAPVAAFPVDGPNNSIAGLAKTDKNEQMNLAFGTYTDDDQNEIIGRKGSIRRARATAKDDAPVVLKTNRSTHDQQSTLFTPKHNPSVINFDANLKAEPIHGSTTAGLGSTTFVDGAPAPKAAEMNEYLSTSNGGLSRKKSLVQRLRKNSYSENSSRRNSQDTVEPYESGRRGSLNNLETDESRSGGLGGGTSSLIRRVKSLKVRR, from the exons ATGGCCTCCAACAACCCGTTCGCGGCTGCTCTCAGCGAGCCCGACCCCTACGCCCAACGCCGTGAGCCACCTCCCGTTCCCAGACAGAC CAATACCAACAGAACCCCACCAGTGCGCCCCCCTAAGCCAGAGGCTCTTCCCTCGTACGAAGAAGCCGCAGGCCCTGACACGGCCAGAAGAGAATACCCCCGCGAAAAACTGACCTCGTCTTCGTCGAGACAGCATCACTCAACTTCGAACCGTCCCCACAGATCACATTCAGACTCCGGCAGGCCTCCACGTAGCTCCAGGGACAAGTCCTCTGGAACCAGCGAAACCAGGCACCACTCATCTAACCACAAGTCGTCGTCCCACCATTCACTGTCACACCACAAATCATCATCCACACGCGCTAAGTCACCTTCCAAAAAGAAACCAGAACCTGTTAAGGCAAAGAACTTGGACACTATCGATAAGTTGGACGTGACGGCCTTCTTTGGCGGAGGCTTCCATCACGACGGTCCCTTCGATGCCTGTACTCCACACCGAAACAAGAACACAAAATCGGCACCAGTAGCAGCGTTCCCCGTAGATGGACCCAATAACTCCATTGCTGGGTTGGCCAAGACCGACAAGAATGAACAGATGAACTTAGCATTTGGAACATATACCGATGACGACCAGAACGAGATTATCGGTCGCAAAGGGTCTATTAGACGTGCCAGAGCGACAGCCAAAGATGACGCTCCGGTAGTTTTAAAGACCAACCGTAGCACACACGACCAACAATCGACGTTGTTCACGCCTAAACATAACCCTAGTGTGATCAACTTTGATGCCAACCTCAAGGCTGAGCCAATTCACGGCTCCACCACTGCTGGGTTGGGTTCTACGACGTTTGTAGACGGTGCTCCAGCTCCAAAGGCTGCAGAAATGAATGAATATTTAAGCACTTCCAATGGAGGCTTGAGTAGAAAGAAGTCATTGGTGCAAAGATTACGTAAGAACAGTTATAGCGAAAACAGCTCTCGCCGAAACTCCCAAGATACCGTTGAGCCATATGAgtctggaagaagaggctCTCTCAATAACTTGGAAACTGATGAGTCCAGATCTGGAGGCTTGGGAGGAGGCACTTCTTCATTAATCAGAAGAGTAAAGAGTTTGAAAGTCAGAAGATAG
- a CDS encoding predicted protein has product MYRQSNHSYASTDSSRRLSSNNPFRTSVQIEPAISRSSLSAGSENRVSTPPQNFEDWVQKNKSLVDMSDDEDFYEATESSNGSANNNSSTDFARPAFPARPVRAGSDSSVNYGSKYV; this is encoded by the coding sequence ATGTACAGACAGTCTAACCACTCGTACGCTTCCACGGATTCGTCGAGAAGACTTTCGTCCAACAATCCGTTCAGGACGTCCGTCCAGATCGAGCCAGCAATCAGCAGATCCAGTCTCTCAGCAGGCTCAGAGAACCGAGTCTCCACTCCTCCACAGAACTTTGAGGACTGGGTTCAGAAAAACAAGAGTCTTGTGGATATGTCggacgacgaagatttcTACGAGGCCACGGAGTCCAGCAACGGATCCGCAAACAATAATAGCAGCACTGATTTTGCCAGGCCAGCTTTTCCTGCTAGACCTGTGAGAGCTGGCAGCGACAGTAGTGTCAACTACGGATCAAAGTACGTATAA